The window TATtatccacataaaaaaaaaacatatcttgATGTTATGATTAATTATGTCCGTCACCCCAGATAATTAGTCGCGGAGTGAGCCTACTCTAGAAATATACAAAGGTTTTCGGCGTAAGACACCACAAGTCTTAACTCTTGGACGccggacacttaagtgccataacttcaaaacggtacacttaagtgccactttttttttcgagtggaacacttaagtgccacctccggcgaccctcgccggaaatcctacgtggcaatattttattattattttttgcctacgtggctcgcacGGGAGCTCCAAAtcgcataaaaattaaaaaaaaaattaaaaatttaaaaaagtaaaatttaaaaattttaattttaaaaaattaaaaaaattaaaaaataagaaaatttaaaaaaaaaatttaattttaaaaattttaattttaaaaaattttaattttaaaaaattttaattttaaaaaaattttaaaatttttttataaaaagaaaatttaaaaaatttaaaaaattttaaaaatgttaaaaattttaaaaatttttaaaaaattttaaaataagaaaattttaaaattttaattttaaaaaattttaaaaattaaaaaaataagaatattttaaaaaatttaaaaaaaaagggggtgggggaggcgacggcggcggaggtggcggcggtgagggagccggcggcggcggcaagggagccgccccgttcggcctcccaccccccccttttacaattttttaatttttcttaatttttaaaaaatttcaaaattttcttaatttttaaaaaattttaaaattttcttaatttaaaaaaattaaattttcttaatttttttaaaatttttgaaaattttcttaatttttaaaatttttaaaattttcttaatttttaaaatttttttaattttcttaatttttaaaatttttaaaatttttaaatttttcttaatttttaaaatttttaaaattttcttaatttttaaaatttttcttaatttttaaaatttttgaatattttaaatctaatttaattaatttatatactattatttacacgtggacgtgaaacggcgtcgtttttgcattttcccgccacgtcggcgtgcaaaacgacgccgttttggaccgagctcgccggaaagtcgccacgtcagccatttggccggattttcgccggagtggcacttaagtgtcccattttactccgatgatggcacttaagtgtaccattttaaagttatggcacttaagtgtcgtCTTGCGAGATTATGGCACCTGCGTGTCCCGCACTCAAAGGTTTTCGCACCGGTTGCCAAGAAGGCGGTGGAGCAGGATGATGAGATCCTCTTCGTCCTTGGTGATGTAGCCGCGTTTAATGCCAGGTCTCAAGTAGTTCAACCATCTGAGCCTGCAACTCTTGGCACATCTATTCAAACCTTCCAAGAAATATCACAAGATTCAAAATCAAGATTAAGAAAGAAATGAACTTTCTTGAATAAACTCacattttgaagaaagaaatgaacccaaaaacagaaaagggAGATGCACCGATGTGACTTTGAATTCGTACCAACTATGCACTCTCAAGCAAATGCTTTATCCGTCAAATTAAAGAAGGGAAACTataccaaagaaataaaaaagaaagacgaTACAGTACCAGCATTCTGAGCAACACTTCTCCACTTGCCTTCACCATGAATCTTGACGTAGCTGATGAGGATTTCATCTTCTTCGGCAGGCCAAGCTCTTCTTTTCATCCTCTGCTTTTCACAACAAGGGCTCCTCGCCAtttcccccccctctctctctctctctctctctccccccgaAACTTTTTGCCCCCCACACGAGATTATGAAACTGGCGGTCTGGAACTCTTTGGTGAGGTTCGTCGCTCCTAAATAGTTTGCATTTACAAGAATAAAATCAGATGCATTTAAAGGCCATGGATGGAGCAGGCACATGAGAACAAATGTggggagagaggggagagagagagatggtgttGGGTTTCGTGGGGTGAGAGAATGGTAAGTTTGCTCTTGTGGACACGTCTAGAAGATAATCAGAGATGTATTCGCTTTTCGAAAATAGTTCGCGGTcacagagcattattggatcaaaGTTTAGATCCAACGTAATATTCGGTGACTACAAAATGGTGTAGATATGTACAACGCGCCCAAGCGAAATATAGACGATTCTCAATTAGTGTGTACGTCCGAAAGAACATTGACATGGCCTGCACAAACTGTTTCTGAGGCGACCACAGTGGACGGAATAAGAATCCATCAATTGTCGATCATTTTGCAATATAATCGGCGACACGACCTCTGGCCATGACCACCAACCGATAGCAACTACTAATCACTGTTGATGTGTTTATATTGAGATCAGTTTCCCACAGAGATCAAAGAACGTTTCCTCCTTCGTTTTCCTTCAACTTTGCATTACCCACAGGTGACGAGAAGCGGTCTGTTGATAAAACCCGTTATTATACAACAATTAGATTTGAGGGAATCGCATGCAGCCACGTAGAAAAGCGAGATTCGAgcaaacttttttgtttttgtccaaCTTCGGGTGTGAAGCCATGTTAGCTGAATCTGAAGGCTTATGCTCAGGCAAAGACCCCTCTTGATCTTTTAATCTGTCACGTGAAAAACCCTAGAGACAGATTTTTATTGGACGGCAATATGAATCGAAAAGCTTGACAAGGAGGAGACAGAAGAGACATCCGGTTGCTTACAGCAAGTTTGGTCTTTTTTCCCAGGCTAAAGACGAGAGAGGTCGTTCgccaaaatgaaaggaacaaaagaaagagcTGCATCTGCCGGTCTTGCTTGTCGATTGCCAGAAAGAGGATGGATCGGTGGTCCAAAGGTCGACGCAACATCTATGCATGTGGCAATTCATTGACTTGGACAGATTATTTCAATTTATCAGAGACACGGGACACCGATATTCTGGCATAGAACATACCTTGTCTATGCAGACACAAACCATGTTCCTACCTTCTCCTCCATTTTTTGGGCCCTCCTCTTCACGCGCGATCTATTTCAGTTCTAACCCACTAGTCCGAGGTCTGGTTCCCTGTCTTAGGTAACTCGACATGTTGCTGAAGCCTCTCTCAGAGCGCGTTTAGCCTCGACAACCAAAAAGGATCATACAAGTCGAAAACTTTGTCCCAAAGGCAAAAGCTTCTCGTGTATCAAAGTCCTGTTAGCAAACCCCCAcaccccccctctctctctccctccctccctccctggCTTTGGGTTTTTTCCGTTTACTTCGTGTTTGTTTCTTTCAATGGAAGGGCGAAGTTAACATCAGAGAGCTAGGTTCACCGTATATATATAGTGTCTGAAAACGGGTACTAAAATGCCTCTTGGACATTTATATTCACATGCTCCGTATTATCACATTTGAGGAGTATCAGCAAAAAGTAGGGCAGATTAATATACTTCCCTTATCATATCATTGCTTCCCATCTCGGCATTCACTTTTGTCAACGACTGACGCGGCCCATCTACTCTATGGCCAAGCTTGAAGCATCTGTCTTTACTTGTTCAGCCAGAACCAGAGCAATATGCATTCCAGATGCGACATAGGAATATAAAATGGGGGACGGTTGCCGCAATTCATGCAAAATGAGCAAAGCTCAAACGTCCAAAACCTACAATTCTGAAGTCGAACCAGGGAAGAAACATGCTCAAGCTGTGAAACCACTTCGCTTATGGACTGATCTAAGTGTTGTGGCATAGGCACGGTCAAGCTCAAAATTGTACAGCTGCTGATCAACTTAGAACATGCAAAGAATAAAGGGTAAGGAAGGGACATCGACCTGCTATGCTAACACTGACATCAATCTTAACAAATATGCAACATGCTTGAAAAGCCGTCATCCAAATCAGTCCGCAAGCGATGTTATAACCAAGAACTGCAAGGGTCAAAAAGATTAACTTAGCAAGCTAATTAAGTCGGTGGCCTCACTCGACAGCAGATAGACTTGTATGGCGAAGGCTACAATTAAAGCATCACTGATACGATCAATGGAAAGGAGTCAACACGATCAAAATGGCAGACTGAAGTAAGAAGGAAGTGCAGtaactaagggcgcgtttggtaacatttttgtttaaaaattgttacaggaaacagaaattgaaaaaagtgtttctattccagggaacaattttttaacaaaaaaacgcgtttggtaactgtataaaatttctgtttttgaatagaaaaagaacagaaacacgtttgattaactgtacaaaatttctgtttcggaatagaaaaagaacagaaacacgtttggtaactgcacaaaatttctgttccaattttttttcaagtgtttttttactttaaataaaatttaaacttggtattgaattatcattctcatgaaatgctcatcaatttaattacGTTCATagtaagtgaaaacaaacattctaaacatgatcatatttgcttacttggaaggaatttttttatgtttgtaccaaaattttcccaattatttttttttaataaagtgtaaacttggttttgaattctcattatcataaaatgctcatcaatttaattttgttcatggtgagtaaagtcaaacattctgaacatggttataagtgcatactttgaagaaaattttataaaaaaattttgtaccaaatttttgtCACgtgccatttttttaaaataaagtgtaaacttgataTTGCATTATCACTttaatgaaatgctcatcaatttaattttgttcatggtgggtgaagacaaacattctgaacatggtcatgtgcatacttggaacaaaatttcgtaagtaaaatttgtacaataagagcTAGCTAAAAAAAGAATATCTTATAGATCTCTACATAGACCCtttcatacataacatcacaataatgaagtaatatagttcattgttcaacttattcacattgaatttgataagtgagtacttaaaaacaaaattacaaaagtcgaaaacacaaagtcatgaaatctcaagcatattatgatccctcaccattttatttgcaattcttgtcctaagcatgtttattccaggtgcatcatgcaatgtatcatctgcaacctccACTTCTGTAGGTCCGCATGGATACTCCGGATCTCCATATAGGGAAAAGTTTCTATCCATCGCATCTTGATCACGAATGTAATTATGGAGAGCACAACAAGCAATTACAACAAGTGCTTGCTTCCGAATTGTAAATGGAGGCATttgtctcaaaatggtgaagcgattctttaatgccccaaatgacctctcaattacatttcttaGTGAAGAGTGCTTCTTGTTGAACAATTCTCTTGCTGTCCTTGGTCGTCCCCCATTCCCTCTATACTCACTTAGATGATACCGATCACCtctaaatggagttaaaaatcctgGAAGTGCTGCATAACCCGAATCTACCACGTAATATTTCCAtataacatgatatatatatatatatatatatatatataaatttgttgtgatattcaaccataatatataatcataaaattgtcttcataaacaaagtaaataccaGGTGGTGGTCGGGGAAATTACAGTTGAGGATTTTCGAGTGCTGCTGAAAGCACTCAACAATCGTTGGCAGATCATTCCCATCTAGCATAcacgaaagtaaatttcatatcaaaagagCAAATACACAGCACATTCTGGGTTGTTCTCCCACTCCTACCTCTAAATGGAATCTGCTGAGACACAGGGACGGTAGCATCTATATGGGTGCCATCCATAGCACCTACGCAGCCCTATCAATATATTAACAATCTAATATCATATAAGATTATCAACTACATGTTTTTGATGgtataaaatcaaaatcaaaatcatacctTGAAGTAGCGTTTATGACTAGGATCAATAAGAATTTCTTGTCGAATGACGTCAAAGGACGGTGGTTTGATTATTTCCTTTGAAAGTTTGGTCATTGCTTTCAACACTTTGTTGAAATACTTACTGATTGTTTCTCTTGAATAttggaatctctcacataaatctctatttgagttATTGTGAGTAACCAcacttaagaatatcccaacttGTTCATCTATTTGAACATATCGACTATCTTTCAACCAATCCCTTACCCTCATTAAGTCacataaattcataaaaacatGTCTCTCCATCCTAAATGCTTCATATATCCTATCTGAATGTCCATGAACAATCTCCCTTATCTATTCTGCTCCTGATAATTGACTGTCCCTATTAGGTTCTCTCGTATGTAGGGACGTGTCCATTGCAGCTAAGCAGAATCACGCTACCAATATGTTAATATCATCATCCAAGAATTGTTCAACTGGTTGTAACTGCTCATTACACACACTATTTGATCCCCcttccatagtacctatacaatcacaaaaatgaccaaaacatcaatatagattttgaaaacacATCCCAATAACATTCAATAACATAAGTCATAAAATCTCAATAAGATATGCCATTACATATAAGTACAAAAGTCTCAACACTAATCATATTTGAATAAACTAAAGATTAATAGATAATATAAGTTATACAGTCTAATGAAACTCCATGCAATTCATAATATATTTCCGAACATCTACTAAAGGAATTGAAGAAGTCCAATCCTCCTTGCAGGTGTGGAtataatgaaagcctccctCCATTGAGAACTGGCGCATGCTCGTTCCACTGCTTTATTGTAAACATCTTGCTCTATCCCAGGCATACTCAGTAGAATCTGGACCACAGCAGATATGAAGAAAGGGTCTACAGGTGGTTGTGTAGTCCCTGAGCTCATAGAGCCACCACCAGATTAACTTGATGACCTAACTTTCAGAAAATCTTGTATGGCTCTGCAAGTTTCAGCAATACCGGATTGgttactctttcttctcctccactTACTATTTGGAGTTCTATCCAATTTGTGCTTTCCACGAACTGAAGTTTCAGCATCGTCTATTGTAAAGGGTCTGTTATCACTATGGTGTTCAATGAAATCATTTGCATTGCCACTGTCACGCCCCGGACCccaagcgcgtgcccatccctatctggtcgataaaaatttgcgacttcccaggacgagtcgccgaccctttccattttattgcacatgcggaagcgaaaagaaatcccctgacagtaatcatctcgggatagaaaggcaggataatagattcacacacaaacatgcttttatatatacactgagTCATGAACACaagtctatggccaaaagactacaaaagactggccttccaaaaagaagcggtcctaactgacctacgcttccaatcacctcctctcagctccaggtcctccactcgacgaccctgaaaatgttgtcccacaacggggtgagatatcatctcagcgagtctaagctctaaaccccaattaggagggaaatacgccaagaagcgtcctaagcacgcaatcacacaatcaaggagacttacctcgtctcagatccaccctgcaggtcagtacaatttatctcATAGACAACacgagagcatgagcaacaaataagctccaataattgaaacgccacactcaattaatcatgcgttcttagatttgatctcggcatatagcacggcctactctcagttcggcggtcttctggcattgccgtGCACGCCTCCCCATGGAGCGCGGCACGTCTCTTTATcgacggctttcccgaaggagcatagggtccagaatcaatgcgaccggcttcccgttgtccGGGGGGGTATCCCACATAGGGATAACGTCCAGCTCAACAGCCCGGGACGATTTCTCATagccatcacacgatcactcaaatatggcccaggacaccgtgcattgcactcaaatgcttcaattaaaatggtgagcctggcctttttcttcgtattagaaattcacatgaaattactcgtgtgtgggtacacggtcaacttgatccgaaaattgatattcctcctttttgaaatcccactatttcatatagtactaaaaaccattttcggtgtcaaaacccgacacctgggattttctgaataaatattggaaattcacaatttttggaattaaataccaaaatcaaatcatcactcaatttgcataatttaacactcaattgcaaaaattaaccacaccattgcaatcaagcACGAAATTCCTAGGTCACTTTggctatcccggcctaatttccggaaaaataattaataattaaataattactgaaataaatcaatttaaattctaaaaatactaacctaggccagaatcattaaattaataaccaatacggactcggagaaattcccgaaccctactagataaatagcacaatttatctaggccttagctaaaccatgctaaccacctaacatgctcaattaaataattcaatttctaatttaatctaactaaccacctaattcctaataaaataaatctaacaccccttaaacgtcattaacctactaagcagagtttagagtataaactcaccggtgtatcgcgaaaccggttcaccgcgacgacgacgcgacggcggccgaaaccttaattttcggcggcgtcggcaaacttgggccgggcctaaaacgggcccaacaCAACTCAGCAAGGCTGAGTTTAGGTCTTGGGCTTCGCAGCTGCTGGTCGCGGGCttgggccttcttcttgggccCAAAATGGCTGAACTGAAATTGGGCTAGAACTAACCGAACTTGGGCCTAAGCTTGGGCTTCAAAAGCTGACTGAATTTTCTCTGAGATGGGCTGAACCGAGCGGGCTTCTAACAACTTGCGTGGACTGCTGTTGAAAGCTGGGCCGTTGATGTGGGCTGTGCTTCGGTGAAGCTGGGCCAGAAGAGAGGAGATCGTGGCTTCGCTGGTGGTGTCTCGGACGTTGGCCGCGAGGAAGAGAATCAGCTTCGGTAGACTCCACTGGATGCACGAAGAAGTGAAGATGGCAGGTGCATGAGTCAACAAAAGGATTTTCTGTGGGTGTTGTTGACTAGCGTGGGGCTTCGATCGTGGGGAAATGAACAGAGGAAGAGGGTGAGTGGATGAGTGGGGGGGTTTACGGTCAACAAACCGCTT of the Eucalyptus grandis isolate ANBG69807.140 chromosome 10, ASM1654582v1, whole genome shotgun sequence genome contains:
- the LOC120288850 gene encoding transcription factor MYB1-like — translated: MARSPCCEKQRMKRRAWPAEEDEILISYVKIHGEGKWRSVAQNAGLNRCAKSCRLRWLNYLRPGIKRGYITKDEEDLIILLHRLLGNRCENL